Genomic window (Vigna unguiculata cultivar IT97K-499-35 chromosome 10, ASM411807v1, whole genome shotgun sequence):
CCGAGGTATAGGAAGACTGAAGAGCTCGGGAAAGAAGGAGAGATCGGAGAGGTCGGATATAATAGAGATCGGAGAGGTCGGATGCGATCGGGACCATGGTAGAAACAGAAATATTTGCAGAAAGTACACAATGCGGCTCACGCAAGCCCAAATCGATGTTTGCGATTCATAAGCCCATAGAAAGAACGAAACCAACGCACTAAGAACGCATTAAGAAACTAATTTCTGGTAATTCCTAGATTTAAGGAAATTGTGGGCTGGATTTTAGGAGAGGAATAAGGAATAGTCACATAGTGGAGGTGCTAGAAAAGCGGGATCCAGTACAAAGCAAGGGGATAAAGGCACGAAGAAAGGGGGAGAAAGCGGGAtcatgagagagagagagatagaaaAAATTATCGTTTTGACCTAATACATTTCAGGTCAgaacattggcgcccaccgtggggcaggTAAAACTAGAATCCCTGTCCACTTAAACTTGAAATGGCAATCGCGTCGTCAACGGGAAACAATGGAGGAGACGGCCCCCTTACAATGGAGCAGGTCATGCAGCATATAGAGACTTTGCGACGCGAGAATGAAATAATGCAGAAACAAGTGAGTGATGAACAAGCACGATGGCAGGAACGCGAAACAACACGCCGAGCAGAAGTGGAAGCAAAAAGCGAGCGGCTGAGGAAGGAGACATCAGAGTCTCGTCAACGCCTAGAAGAGTCATTGCGTCAACAGGAGCAGTTGCGTAAAAGTAACGAAGAGTTCAGAGCGTGGATGCGAGATCATGGTCACTTCCTAGATCGTGGAATTTCAAATAGAAACGTAACTCAAGAGGAAGAGCATCCTTTCGTAAGAGGAATCATAGACGAATCGATTCCTCCGCACTTTATCATCCCAAAAATTCCACCGTTCTTCGGTGAGGGCGACCCCGAAGCACACTTGAAAGCTTTCCGAGCTCAGATGTTGATCTCTGGGGGAAATGACGCTATTCGCTGCAAAATGTTCGTGGGAACACTCACGGGTACGGCCCTCAAGTGGTTCAGTAAGCTTTCCACTGCCTCCGTCGAATCCTTTGTTGCGTTCTCCCAAGTGTTTATGGAACGATTTGCGGTAAATCGTCCTAAGCAACTACAGATCGCCGACATGTTTGACGTAAAGCAACGTCCTGAAGAGTCACTGAAGCAATACCTAAATCGCTTCTGTGACGTGAGTATGGGACTCGTTAACCCTAGCGAGGAGATGCTAGTAGGAGCTTTCGTCAAAGGGTTGAGAGCGAACCCTTTCAGTGAGTCTTTAATCAGACTCCCCGCAATGTCGTTAGCCGAGGTGAGAAGCCGAGCCGCGGTGCACATTGAAACTGAAGAAGCCATGCAACGGAAGAGAGCAGATGAGAAACGACCCAACCTGGACTATAAAAACAAAGATACCAAGCGACAAGTAATGGAAGCCTTCTCACCCCATAAAAGATCGACCCATAAATTTTCTCCTTATCCTACACATAGAACTCCTCagagaaaaatgattaaacCACTTTGTCCCATTTTAAACAAACCTAAAGTTCAGTTGATCAAAGACGAGGAAGTGGCACGACATCTCCGATTCCCTCTGGAGACGGGAAGGTTGCTAGGAAAAGACACATCCGCTTGGTGTGAATTTCACAAAACCCATGGCTATGATACAGAGGGTTGCTACCCGCTTACAGGGCAGTTAGCTAATCTTGCGCGCAGAGGAATAATCCAGAAGTACATTAACTCGGAAAGCCAAGAAACCAAGTGTGAACGACCAAACCATCAAAAACGGATAGAAGGGCCACATGAAATCCCCGTCCTTGGcgattttaatattattgccGAAGGTTTCGCAGGCGGCGGTCCGACCATGTCTTCAAGAAAGCGATATGCCAGGAGTATCATGACGACAGCTGCTGTAGGAGTGTCTACCACGACTCCGACACTTACCTTTTCCTGGGAAGATATGAAGGATGTCTACCCTCACGAGGATGACCCGTTGTTTTGTCAGTAGTCATGATGGGGCGAAATGTCCATCGAGTCCTTATCGATCAAGGAAGCTCGACAGATGTGATGTTTTGGGACACGTTCGTAGGCCTACAGGTACCCCGAGATCAATTACAACCATTCGACGGCGTTCTCGTGGGTTTTTCTGGCGAACAGGTTGAAGTCCGAGGCCATGTGGATTTGAGAACGACCTTTTCAGACGAGAATGCAGCGAAGACCATCGTGATTCGATATCTAGTAGTAAACGCACCCTCTTCTTACAACTTGCTGTTAGGGAGACCTTCTCTGAACAAATTGGGAGCGGTGATTTCTACTAGCCATATGAAAATGAAGTTCCCGACAGAAGGAAAAATCGTTACTATGAAAGTCGACCAGGAAATCGCCCGCAAATGCTACGAAAATAGTTTGCGCACTCGAAGGACTTACGCTTTGGCTCAAACAACGCCAACTCCGATCAATAACGAAACAGAGCAAGTTGAATTAGACCCGAGGGCTGCAGAGGAACGACGTGGCCCAAAACCCGTCGGAGACTTAAAGGAGATCGAAATCTCCTCGGGGCGAAAGGTGAAAATTGGCTCGGATTTAGATCCAAAAGTAGAAACTGAGCTTTGCCAGGTTCTACGATCAAACCTCACGTCATTTGCATGGACCGCCAGAGACATGCCAGGAATCAACCCAGACGTTATTTGTCATCGTTTAAATGTAAATCCTGGGGCAAAGGCCAAAGTGCAAAGGCGGAGAAGGCTAAATGAAGAAAAGGCGGAGGCCGCCGCAGGGGAGATCTTGAAATTACAAGAAGCAGGGCACATCAAGGAAATCCAATACCCCGAATGGTTGGCTAACATAGTAATGGTGAAGAAGGCGAACggtaaatggcggatgtgcgtcgATTTCACGAATTTGAATACCGCGTGTCCCAAAGACTCCTACCCCCTGCCCAACATAGACACATTGGTCGATAGAGTGTCGGGCTGTGGATTATTAAGCTTCATGGATGCTTATTCAGGTTACAATCAAATCCGAATGCACCCAGAAGACGAGGACAAAACGGCTTTTATGGGAATAAAAGCAAATTTTTGCTATCTGGTAATGCCTTTCGGACTCAAAAACGCAGGCGCAACATATCAAAGAATGATGGACAGGATTCTGCAGCCCATGCTGGGACGTAACGTAGAAGCCTATGTGGATGACATGGTGGTCACCTCAACTAGGGAAGGAAGTCATGCAGATGACCTCCAAGAGTTATTTGATACCATCAACAAATACCAATTGCGTTTAAGTCCTGAGAAGTGCGTTTTTGGCGTCAAGGCAGGCAAATTTCTAGGTTTTATGTTGACCGAAAGAGGAATCGAGGCCAACCCTGACAAATGCATGACAATCATTAACATGAAAAGCCCGAGCTCCGTATGTGAAGTACAACAGTTGACGGGAAGAATGGCAGCATTGGCTCGGTTCTTGGCGAGAAGTGGTGACAAAGGACACCCCTACTTTCAGTGTTTACAGAAGAACAATAAGTTCCCGTGGACACCCGATTGTGAACAGGCCTTCACGGAACTAAAAGAGTATCTATGTCGACCTCCAGTTCTTAGTCGGCCCGAGCTCGGAATCCCACTACAGATGTATATAACAGTAACCGAGTACGCAATAAGCTCGGTCCTGGTACAGGAAAAAGAAGGGGCTCAACGACCCATATATTTCGTCAGCCGTTTACTACGAGGCGCGGAGAAACGATATCCGACCTTGGAGAAGGCAGCTTTGGCGATCGTAACCACCGCTCGAAAACTCCGACCTTATTTTTAGCGTTTTCAGATCATATCGAAGACTGACCTCCCGATCAAACAGGTCCtcaaaaaattagatatgacaGGTCGACTGGTAATATGGGCCTTAGAGCTCGGAGAATACGATATCACATTCGAACCACGAGGACCCATTAAGGCACAAGTATTGGTAGATTTCGTAGCGGAACTTACCCTACCTCGAGTTAAGGGCGAACGGTAACACCAGCAGAGAGGATGGGACGATCACAAAATGGATCCTATCAATAGATGGCTCTTCTAATCAACGAGGAAGTGGAGCAGGAGTAGTCCTAGAAGGACCTGGCGGGGTTCTCGTAGAACAATccctaaaattttcttttaaaaccaGCAATAATCAGGCTGAATATGAGGCTTTAGCCGCGGGAATATTACTAGCTAAGGAAATGGGAGTCCAACACCTCACTGCTCGGAGTGATTCCCTACTAGTAACTGGACAAGTCAATGGCGACTTTGCTGCAAGAGATCCCCAATTGGCACGATACCTGGAATATGTAAAATCTCTGGCTGCAACCTTTACCACTTTTGAGTTAGTTCATGTCCCTCGAGAAGATAATAACCGAGCGGATTTACTATCCAAGTTGGCCAGCTGTACCAAACCAGGGCAACAGAAATCAGTCATCAAGGAAACGCTAAAAGCTCCACGCGTAAGCAACTCGGAAAAGGTTGTAGTCATGACTTCTCATGGGAATAGTAACTCAGAAACCTGGATGACTCTCATCAAAGCCTACCTAGCAGACGGAGTGCTACCTTCAGACCCAACGGAGGCTAACCGTATAAAGAGGAGCTCTACCAGGTATACTTTATTAGATGGACACCTTTTTCGCCTGGGATTTTCTCGACCCATCCTAACTTGTATAAAGGAAGAGGAGGCCAAAAGGATTTTGACCGAACTACATGAAGGGATATGTAGAAGTCATATTGGAGGACGAGCCCTCATGTTACGAACGCTCCGAGCGGGCTATTTTTGGCCCACGATGAAGAAAGATTGCGCGGAGTTCGTACAAAGATGCGATCAGTGCCAAAGACACTCTAACCTACACATGCTCCACCCGAGGTCTTACATTCTATCAACGCTCCCTGGCCCTTCCACACCTGGGACATTGACATCTTGGGACCATTTCCACTAGCGGCCCGACAAATGAAATTTCTAGTGGTCGCTATCGAGTACATGACTAAGTGGATCGAAGCAGAACCAGTCGCTTCTATCTCGGCTTCGAAAGTCACCGGGTTTATATGGAAAAACATAATATGCAGATTTGGCAGACCACATTACCTCATATCAGATAATGGAACTCAATTCACAAGTTCACAGGTTCGGAAATTATGCAAAGACGTAGGAGTCAAACAGAGGTTCGTATCAGTAGAACATCCACAGACGAATGGCCAAGCTGAGGCAGCCAATAAAGTTATCTTAAGAGCACTCAAGCGAAGGATAAGCTCGGCGAGAACATCATGGCCGGAAGAAATACCCCGAATCTTGTGGGCTTATCACACAACCCCTCAGTCGACAACACACGAAACCCCCTTTAACCTGGTGTATGGGACTGACGCTCTTCTTCCGGTAGAACTCAGCGATTCAACAAGAGTAAGAGTCGCCTCGGAGATCGACGATCAAGGCATTCGTGGAAACCTTGATGTCCTGGAAGAGGTGCGGGAGTTAAGTCGTATAACAAGCGAAGCCACCAAGAGACGGGTGGAAAGACGATATAAAACTAAGGTACGACCTCGCGATTTCAAGGAAAACGACTTAGTACTCAGAAAGGCCCATGCAAACGAATTAGAAGACAAGTTATCCCCCAAATGGGTCGGGCCATTCCGTGTACAGAAGGTTCTTCTTGGAGGAGCTTACAAGCTGGAGACGCTAGATGGCACAACGATTCCCAGAACTTGGAACGCTACTAACCTACGTTTCTATTTCagttaaatactttttttttaattgttacttCCTTTTCGCTGTACAAAACGCTCattcttattaaataaaatcccATACTCTTCCCCTTTCGAAGGGTTGGGTCCCACACTCTTTTTCCCTTCCACAAAGGGAGGGTTTTTTTAATGAGGTGGGTTCTTTAAAActatcttcttttttattttttctataaattcatcaaaattgaagacTGTGTGAATCGGTCCGACCTCGCTACGTGCTTGGGAAGatcctcagtacgctgagggaTCTATGTAGAACGGTCTGACCTCGCTACGTGCTTGGGAAGatcctcagtacgctgagggctcTTTGTGAAACGGTCCGACCTCGCTACGTGCTTGGGAAGatcctcagtacgctgagggctcTTTGAGAACGGTCCGACCTCGCTACGTGCTTGGGAAGATCCTCAGTATGCTGAGGGCTCTGTGTAGAACGGTCCGACCTCGCTACGTGCTTGGGAAGAACCTCAGTACGCTAAGGGATCTTTGTGAAACGGTCCGACCTCGCTACGTGCTTGGGAAGatcctcagtacgctgagggctcTTTGTGAAACGGTCCGACCTCGCTACGTGCTTGGGAAGATCCTCAGTACGCTGAGAGCTCTGTGCGGATCGGTCCGAACTCCCTATAAAGAATCTCAGTATGTTGAACGTCTTGCCTCGATCCGACTTTCTTTCACATACCCGATAACACCCCTAGCTCGAAATCGTTTCACCATCTCCCAATGATGGCAACGTATATATATGACGAACATGAATCTCACAGGCAAcaattaggtattttttttaCGAACTCCTGTGTTTACGTTTCatcagttatttattttaagaaggTTACGTGCTTATCTGTGTTTTATCCAAAGTCTTTTAAAATCTCTTCCGAATAGGTTACACATTTATCTATATTTCGCTCATTGTCAATCATTAAAACTACACATCAATATTAGTCTAATATTTgtcaaaataatcataaatagaATACGTTGGAGTGGCGTTAAAGTAAATTGAGTCTTCTAAACAAAAGAGGCCTATTACATATCTCTACTTTCACTCATCTCCTATTTCTATCAGCTGACCTTCTACCACCTCCTTCGTAATACTTGCCAATGAGATGTCAGCGTCCGGGCAGAGTATCTTCACTTGGTCTAGAGCTAACTGGAACCCTTGGTTCAGGGTGGCACAAAGTTGGTCCGCAAGCTCTTCTTTCTTATTCTCCAAATTCTGACATTTGGTTGTTAACTCTTGTACCTGGGTCTCGTAGACATCAACTTTAGGTGTCAATTCTTCAAGTTTTGCCTTTAAGGGCATTAACTCATCCAACTTTGCTCTCAAAGAAACCAATTCAGTTTCTTTTTCCTCTAAGGTCTTACGGATCTTGACAAGATCAGCAACGTCAGATCGGAGTTGCATAGCCTCCTTCTTAGCCTTCTCAAGACTATCCACTAACACAGACTCATTGATCTCCAGCGTTTCCATACGATCAACCAAAAAAAGTGTTGTTGCCTCGGTCTGATGCAGATGTCGTAACACATCCTCTCGGGTCGAGGAAATGGTTTTACCAGCAAGCGCCGCCCCGTCGGCTGCAGAGAAGTTATAAGCTCGTCCATGAGCGAGATGCTCAAAATCTTCATCCCAAAAGCTTTTTCTTGATCCTGAGGTGACAAATGTGCTAGTTCCAGTCGCATCAAGGGTCGAAACGGTCGGCATAATCGGTATGGTAGGCATACGGTTGATGGACTCGGAAATCTCACCTTCATTTTCTCCTTGCCCTAGTTTTCTCTTCTTCAATTGGGAATCACTCTGGGTCGTTTCAGGATCACTGTCGACAGTGATTTTTGGAGACTGAGCTTGAGATCAGGACGTCTGCCCTATAGATTTTCCTTTCAGCTTGATCCGGCGGAGCAAATCTTTCTGTGACAAAGCCATTTGTCTTTC
Coding sequences:
- the LOC114165580 gene encoding uncharacterized protein LOC114165580 translates to MGRNVHRVLIDQGSSTDVMFWDTFVGLQVPRDQLQPFDGVLVGFSGEQVEVRGHVDLRTTFSDENAAKTIVIRYLVVNAPSSYNLLLGRPSLNKLGAVISTSHMKMKFPTEGKIVTMKVDQEIARKCYENSLRTRRTYALAQTTPTPINNETEQVELDPRAAEERRGPKPVGDLKEIEISSGRKVKIGSDLDPKVETELCQVLRSNLTSFAWTARDMPGINPDVICHRLNVNPGAKAKVQRRRRLNEEKAEAAAGEILKLQEAGHIKEIQYPEWLANIVMVKKANGKWRMCVDFTNLNTACPKDSYPLPNIDTLVDRVSGCGLLSFMDAYSGYNQIRMHPEDEDKTAFMGIKANFCYLVMPFGLKNAGATYQRMMDRILQPMLGRNVEAYVDDMVVTSTREGSHADDLQELFDTINKYQLRLSPEKCVFGVKAGKFLGFMLTERGIEANPDKCMTIINMKSPSSVCEVQQLTGRMAALARFLARSGDKGHPYFQCLQKNNKFPWTPDCEQAFTELKEYLCRPPVLSRPELGIPLQMYITVTEYAISSVLVQEKEGAQRPIYFVSRLLRGAEKRYPTLEKAALAIRNLPYLELRANGNTSREDGTITKWILSIDGSSNQRGSGAGVVLEGPGGVLVEQSLKFSFKTSNNQAEYEALAAGILLAKEMGVQHLTARSDSLLVTGQVNGDFAARDPQLARYLEYVKSLAATFTTFELVHVPREDNNRADLLSKLASCTKPGQQKSVIKETLKAPRVSNSEKVVVMTSHGNSNSETWMTLIKAYLADGVLPSDPTEANRIKRSSTRYTLLDGHLFRLGFSRPILTCIKEEEAKRILTELHEGICRSHIGGRALMLRTLRAGYFWPTMKKDCAEFVQRCDQCQRHSNLHMLHPRSYILSTLPGPSTPGTLTSWDHFH
- the LOC114165581 gene encoding uncharacterized protein LOC114165581; its protein translation is MTKWIEAEPVASISASKVTGFIWKNIICRFGRPHYLISDNGTQFTSSQVRKLCKDVGVKQRFVSVEHPQTNGQAEAANKVILRALKRRISSARTSWPEEIPRILWAYHTTPQSTTHETPFNLVYGTDALLPVELSDSTRVRVASEIDDQGIRGNLDVLEEVRELSRITSEATKRRVERRYKTKVRPRDFKENDLVLRKAHANELEDKLSPKWVGPFRVQKVLLGGAYKLETLDGTTIPRTWNATNLHPQYAEGSLRTVRPRYVLGKILSMLRALCRTVRPRYVLGKNLSTLRDLCETVRPRYVLGKILSTLRALCETVRPRYVLGKILSTLRALCGSVRTPYKESQYVERLASIRLSFTYPITPLARNRFTISQ